GCTAACTAGAGGTCTTTCAGCAGATGAAGCACTAGAGGCATACATTGTTAATGAATTATCCAAAGCAAGAGACAAGGCAGGCTCCATTGCTGATCAATCACTTGATGATAACAATGCAGCAAAGATTATGGCAATTACTGGCGCTAGAGGTTCTGCACTAAACGTAGGACAGATGGCAGGTGCATTAGGACAACAGTCAAGACGAGGTCAACGTCTTCTAAAGGGATACAACAACCGTGCATTACCTCACTTTAGAGAACATGACGATAATCCAGATGCACACGGATTTGTAAAATCAAACTATAGGGATGGATTGTCTGCACTAGAATTCTTCTTCCACGCAATGGCAGGAAGAGAGGGATTGGTAGACACTGCAGTTAGAACCCAACAAAGTGGTTACATGCAGAGAAGACTCATCAATGCACTGGAGCATATCAAGCTGGAATACGATGGAACAGTTAGAGACCCACACGGACACATTATCCAATTCCTTTATGGTGAAGATGGTATTGATGTGGCAAAGAGTGACCACGGTGAGGCATTTAATGTTCACAGATTAATTGATTCTCAAACAATTGTAGACTCTGGTAAAAAGGCTACAAAAGAAGAGATTACTGAGCTTACTAAAAAATACACAAAGACATTCAATCCAAGACTAAAGAGTATCGTCTCTGAAGCATTATTGGATTCAAAGCTCAGCAAAGAAGGAGTTGAGAAGATTTGCAAGAAAGGTCTTGACTTGTTTAACAAAGCAAAGGTAGAGCCAGGACAAGCAGTGGGAATCGTTACAGCACAATCAATTGGTGAGCCTGGTACTCAGATGACATTAAGGACATTCCACTTTGCAGGTATTAGAGAAAGAAACGTAACATTAGGTCTTCCAAGATTAATTGAGCTAGTTGACGCACGCAAAAAACCAGTTACTCCAACTATGGATATCTACCTAGATGAAGAATCAAAGAAATCCCGTGAGAAAGCAATTGATGTAGCAAGAAATGTACTTCAAACCAAAGTTTCATCACTAATTGCAAATACGGAAACAGATTATGCAACTGAAATAAAACTGAACCTTAGTGCAAATAGACTGCGTGAGAGAGGTTGCACCGTTGCTGACGTTGAAGAAGCATTATCTTCCAACAAGAAATTCAAGATTGAAACCCATGGTGAACTAGTAGTTCTAAAATTGGTTGAAGAATCCGATGCACCAACAGTAATTACAATTAGAAATAAAGTTCTCAATACAACAGTAAAGGGAGTTCCAGATATAGAGAGAGTTACCCTTGTTCAAAAAGATGATGAATGGGTTATTCAAACAACTGGTTCAAACATTGCCAAAGTCTTGGGAGTCCAAGGAATTGACAAGAAGAATGTTAGAACAAATAATGTCTTTGAGATTGCCGGAACTCTTGGAATTGAGGCAGCAAGAAACGCTTTGATTAATGAACTAAAAACAACTCTAGAAGATCAAGGATTGGAAGTTGACATTAGATATATCATGTTGGTATCTGATTTGATGTGTTCTAGAGGATACATGCAACAAATTGGTAGACACGGAATAGCTGGAACAAAAGACAGTGTTCTTGCAAGAGCTGCATTTGAGATTACAGTTCCAACAATTGCACACGCTGCACTTGGAGGAGAGGTTGAACAACTAAAGGGAGTTACAGAAAACGTCATCGTTGGAAGTAACATCCCAATTGGAAGTGGAACTGTAGACCTTTACATGCAAGTATCAAAGAAAGCACAAACTAGTGCATAGTGCACTCACCAAGTGTTAAATTCAATCAAGTAGAATAATTATTGAAATCATTTGTTAATTCTTTTTGCACTCTTGTCGTTTTTTGCATTTGCAGAAGAGACACCCGTTTATGACCAGCCTTTTTCTCCAATCTACTTTGATAAACCCGTTTACACCTGGACTGATAAAGTAAGGATTATGATTGTGGCTCCTAGCTGGAATGCACACAATGACGCAATAGACTCAATTGGTTCTGAGTCTAGTCATGCAATAAAGATCTCAACTCGTGATAAGTCACTTAAACCATACAAGTTTACTGAAACTGAATTAAACTCTGGAATATTTACTGGAGAGGTAATTCTTACGGGATTTTTACATGATGCCGATGGTGACGGTACATTTGATACACTGCCAAGGACTATGGGAAATGGTCCTAACAACGGATATCTTGAGGCTGACAGAGAAGGTGCAATTACAGTTTCATTTGAATTTGCAGACGGGGTTATCCTAACAGAGTCTGCTGGACTAAGCTGGAATCTTGGCGATATATCCTTTTTACAAAAACAATACATGACAAATGATCAGGCAGTAATACGCATTATTGATGCAGACATGAATCTAAATCCAGAAGGAGTTGATCAAATACCTGTTAGAGTTTCATCAAGCTCTGATGTTGCAGGAATTACTGTAGAAGCAATAGAATCATCACAGGATTCTGGTTTATTTCAAGCAACGATTTTTTTTACACAAACTGATACTTCCAGCGGAAACAGACTTTATGCAAAACCTGGCAACACACTAATTGCAAAATATGAGGATAACACACTACCAATCCCACATTCAAAATCTGACAGCTTGGAAATTACAGCAACTGCTGTGCTTGAATCAAACATTCCGCCACTAGATCGTATTACTAGTGATTCAATGGAAATAGTTTCAGTCACTGGCAACAAACTCACAGATCTTTTTGTTGACGACCAACTTCAAATTTTAGGAAATATCAAAAACGAGCAAGAATTTTCCCAAGACTTTGTTTTTGTGTATCAGATCAAAGACGAATCTGGCACCATTACTACACTATCTTGGATATCTGGCTCACTTGATTCCTATCAAAAATTATCAATGTCACAATCATGGAATCCTCTAACTTCTGGTACATACACAGTTGAGACTTTTGTTTGGAGTTCTTTAGGATCTCCCATTCCATTATCTGAACCAAGATCAGAAACATATTTTGTTTCAAAAAACTAGAATTTCTTCTACGTATAATTTCTACGTGAGCATTAAATAGAAAAATAAAAAAATTATTTTGTTGGGCACAAAAATTATACTTTTCCTAGCAATTGCCAGTTGCTTTATTGTACCTGCATTTGCGGATTCTGGCATTTTACTTGGTACTGATAAAGAGGAGTACTCTGTAGGTGATACCCTTACTATCACAGGGGAAGTTGAAGAAAAAAAGATGCCATCTCTGGCATTACGTGTTTATGATCCAGATGGAGCCATACTATCTGCAAACAATGTTGAGATTTTGGATGATAATTCCTTCTCAAAGACAATCTCCCTTGTAGCACCATTTTATGAAAAATCTGGAGAATATCAAATCAAGATTGACTATGGAAAGATTAAGACTTCAGAGACATTTTTGATATCAGGAGAATCAATACAAGAAACTACTGTAACTATTATTCCTGAAATAACAGAATTTTCTGCAGAAAAAAATGAGTACACAGATGGGGAATTTGTAACTATACGTGGTAAAGTGTCATCACAAGAAGAACCGACTGTTTTAATTGGAATATATGATCCATTTGGAATTCCAGGAGGATTTTATTTTGGTGTTCTTGATGCAAACAATGAATTTGAAATCTCTTTTCTAATTGTTGATAACGTTAACTTCAAAATAGAGGGAACGTATTCTGCAGTTGCTCATTATGCAGATTCTGAACAAACTGCATACTTTGATTATGTGATGTACCAAGAAGAACCGATTCAAACACCAATTGTTACTGAAGAAGAACTTGATGCACTAGAGGAATCATTTGATGCATTAGAAGATGAGATTAACGATGAGCTCAAAGAGCTTGAAGAGACATTAAGAGAACTTGAAAATGAATTAAAAGAGATTGAACCAACTACCGTAGCTACAAAACAAAATAACATAGTAAGTGATGTCAAACCAAAAAAAGAAACTGCTAATACTAAAGTAGTTTTAGAAGAGGAACCTCAAAAAAATCTTAGTGTTGAGGACATTGAGCTTGGTATTATGCTAAATGAAATGGCACTTAGATGCGATAAGAGTACGCTAATTGATGTGGTGTCATACTATGATGGGATGGGACCTGCGCTGTTTAGATTGTGTAAATACTCTGAGGCAATTTCATTTTTTGATCAGGACTTAAGTAAGAATCCAAAAAACTTAGCAGCAATAACAAACATTGGTGCAGCCTTGAATAAGCTTGGATTATTTCCACAAGCAATTCAACAGTTTGATTCTGCATTAGAGATTAATCCAAATTATATTCCTGCACTAAACAACAAGGCAAACTCCCTTTCTCAAATGGGAAATCATAATGAAGCACTTTCATTATACCTGCAGGTATTAGAAATCGATCCCAAATTTTCTACATCAAAAATCAATATGGACACTACTCAAAAAAATATCCCTGTGAAAAATCTAATTTTTCAAGAAAATGAACAAAAACCAACGCCAATAATCTCTAACCAGGAATCTCCCAAAGTCATCAAAACAATCCCACAAGAAAACGAATCTGATAACTTTTTTGAGAAGATTGGCCAGGTATTTGCCTCCATTGGAAGCATCTTTGGATTCTGATTCGAAATAGTTTTTCTTCTCAGATCATATCGTTGAGCTGCAATAAATCTATAAAGGTCTCATTCATCGATGGATTACAGGTAAAATACAATGGGTAAATTGTTAGAGAAAGCACTAAAAGATGCAATAAAAGAAGATCAGTGCACTTTTGGTTCCAAACAAGTAGTAAACACTATTAAAAATTCAAAACTTGTAGTTGTCTCTCAATCCCTTGAGAAAAATATTTCCGAGAAAATTTCAGAAGATGCAAAAAAAAGTAAAGTACCAACAATTCAATTCCAAGGTTCTTCAGTTGCATTAGGAAGACTTTGTGGATTGCAGTTTAGAGTTTCAACAGTCTCGTTTACATCACTTTCTGATGCAAACATAACATCAATTATCAAAGAAGCCGAAACTGAATGATGCGAATAAAAACCTTACCAACTTTCAGAGCAATTGAAAGTTTAAATGACACACAAATCGTTCGAGAACAAAAGGAGAATTATGACACAATCAATTAAACTGACAACTGATCAAATGCGATTAATGTCGCTATTTCAAAACGTAACTGGTGCTACTGCACGAGATTGTGTCGAAGATGAAAAACAAAATCGAGTTATCTTCGTTGTGAATAATGGTAAAATGGGCCTTGCAATTGGTAAAGGCGGTTCTCACATCAAATCCCTTCAAAACATTGTCAAAAGAAACGTCGAACTAGTCGAATATGACGATGATCCTGCTAACTTTTTAAAAAATATGTTAAATTCTAAACTGGTTTCTGAAGTAAAAATAAATAAGCGATCTGATGGTTCAACTCAGGCAATAGTTATGGTTGATCCAAGAAAGAAAGGAATTGTAGTAGGACGTGAAGGTCGAAATGCTGAAAAAGCAAGGCTACTTGCAAAACGATATTTTGACATTTCTAGTGTACTGATTAACAGTCCTGAAAGAGCTACATTGGAGTTGTAAGTAATGGCAAAGTCTCCTCTTGGTCTATTTGCAGGTCGTGTGTTGAAAGCAAAACGTAAACGACAACGATGGGCAATCTCTACATACAAGAGAAGAAAACTTGGTTTAGATAAAAAAGCAAACCCATTGGGTGGTGCACCTCAAGCAAGAGGAATTGTTTTAGAAAAAGTTGGTGTTGAAGCAAAACAACCAAACTCTGCAGTTAGAAAATGTGTTAGAGTACAATTAATCAAAAATGGAAAATCTGTTACTGCATTTTTACCACGAGACGGTGCAATGAACTTTATTGATGAACACGATGAAGTTCATGTAGAAGGTATGGGTGCTACACAAGGTGGTGCAATGGGAGATATTCCTGGTGTTCGTTACAAAGTATTCAAAGTAAATGGAACCTCATTACATGAACTAGTAATTGGAAAGAAGGAGAAGCCAAGGAGATAGGAATGCCTGAAACTCAAAACTTGATGTTATTTAGAAAATGGGACCTTGATGGAATTGAAATTAAAGATCCTGGATTAAAGACTGCAATATCTCTACGAAAGATGATCACTCCATACACCTATGGTCGTTCTGCACTTAAGCGATTCAACAAAGCTGATGTTAACATTGTTGAAAGATTAGCAAACAAACTAATGCATTTTGGAAAAAAATATGCAAAGAACACTGGTCGAATGACTGGAAAGAAAGCTAGAATTCTCAACACCATTAAAGCTTCACTCGAAATTATCCATCTAAAGACTGGAAAGAATCCAATTGAGGTACTAGTTAGGGCAGTAGAACACTCTGCACCAAATGAAGATACTACAAGAATTGTTTATGGTGGTACTGTCTATCATGTATCAGTCGATGTTGCACCATTGCGACGAGTTGACCTTGCACTAAGATTTATCGCAGATGGTGTCAAGGAGGCAACATTTTCTAATCCTAAAGCAATTGAGGAATATCTTGCAGAGCACCTAATCTTAGCTTCAGAAAACGATCCCAATGCTCCTTCTGTAAAAAAGAAGAACGAATTAGAAAGAATCGCACAAGCATCAAGATAGAATTTTACCAGTAGCCCGAGGCAGATTCGAACTGCCGTCCCCGCGTATCCACTCCTGAGATCCAGAGCGCGGAATCCTTAACCTAAAATTATTTGGCCACTAGACTATCGGGCTACCAAGAAAGACGCTGTTTGGTTAGAATATAATTATTTGTAGTTACCTGATCTTTACTTCGTGAATCGCTGTTGCATAATCACATTCAGCTTTTAGTCTCATGTATGGGATCAATCTAAAATGAATGCAGTACAATGAATTCTCTTTGTAGATAATTCCTTTTTGTAAAAGTGACACAAGACCCCTTGATGTCTTTGAGATATCGATATTGTTTTTCTTGCATATTTCGTCTCTTTTCTTTTGGTACTGATCAAGTGTAAAGACGACATCGTTTATTTCTAAAATTAATGGCCAAACGATTTCTTTCCAAACAAATCGTCTGTTCTGCGTTGCTGATGCATACTTGCCTTTATCACTCAACATTAATAACATCTCCAAATCCGATTATAAGTTATCGTTGTCCCTAAAAGAAATTGAAGAATCACTTACTCTTTTGGAGAAAAACTGGGATGTTGATGAAACAATTCATAATTTTATCTTAGGAAAAATTCCAAAAGTGACGGAAAAAGCTGTTAAAGTAAAAGATGTCGTCTTTCATATTCCATATTTAGTTGAACAAGAAAAATTTGTTTTATGGAAATGTTTTTGGCCTGATTGTCATAATTGCTGTGACAGACAAGGAAGATTGCCACTAACATCTGATGATCTAATCACAATTGGTGCAGGACTCAAGTATCAAAAAGTTTCTGATTTTATCAAAAACGAAACCGTTACTGCAACATGGGAGGAGCCAAGTCCTGGTGGCACTACAGTAATGACTAACATCAATCTGAAAAGAAAAAAAGATGAGACAGAAGCAGATGATGGTACACATATCTCATGCAGATTCTTAGATGAAAAAGGAGGATGCAGTATGCATCCAGACCGGCCCGGAGTTTGCTATCTTTATCCGTTTTCTACCTGGCTTGAAAACGAGCAGGGAAAGGCCAGAGTGCATGCAACATTTCAATTTACAGGTGACTGCCCAGGATTTTATCTTGCTGACTCCATTGATGAAATGAAAGAAATTCTAAAAGAATACTCTGAAACAATTTACGATTACAACATGAAATCAAATAGAACAGTACGTGAGAACTTTGGTTCTGTAAGCTTTGTCTAGAATCTGATCAGATTTTTTATAATATCTTGAATTACTGCTACCTCTAACTCTCGCTCTTTTATCGTCTGTTCATTCCACTTTCTCATAAATTCTGATTTTTGATCTAGTTTTTGCATCTCTATTATCTGATTTTTTAGCTCATACTTGTACTCTTGAAGTCTATCTAATGCCTTGTTGTGCCTTTCCTTTGCATCCATACTTACTATTTGTAAGATCTGGCAATTAAGAATTTCATGACATAAATTACTCTACGGTTTAGCGTATACTATGGCAGAAAAAATTACTGCAGATTCACTCAAACAAAACAAAAACTCGTATGTCATCATTGATGTCAGAGAAGCCGATGAGCTAGCTGGCGGTAAGATAGATGGTTCAATTCACATGCCACTAGGTCTGGCAATTAGAAATGCAAAGAAAAAGCAGATTGAAGATATGCGGGGTAAGAAGATTTGCACATACTGCGGTACTGGATACCGTGGAAACATTGCAGCAGATGAGCTTGTAAAAGAGGGTTTTGATGCTGTAACCCTAGAAGGTGGATATCCATCTTGGGGACAATCTTAGATTTTTCATGCTTTGGCTACCTTCATTAGGTCAGCCATCTTAATGTCCATTCCAAATCTCTTTTCATTCTTTTTCATGTAACGAAATATTGCCAAAAAGTCTGGAAGTGATTTTAGAATTGAAAAGTCCTTGTGAATTTTTGCTCTGACAAATTTGAATACTTTTGCATAAACCTTGTAGTGTTCCTCAACAGCTTTTTCATATGCCTTAAAGTCATTCATGTTATCTAAGAATAATTCTACACACTGCATTGAAGGAATGATTCCTTCTCCAAGTAGGGCATAAACCGTACCAATTGATTCTCCAACTCCAACAACCTTTCCAGAGTAGTATGGTTTGCATCTATCCGGCGTTGCCAGTCTAATCGGCCTGCCTTTTGTCTGTAGAACCTTTCCTCCATGCTTCTTTAGAAAATCATCGGTTGCTTTGATGTGATTCTTTCTATAATCGCCGGCTCCTATGTGTGCTAAATTCTTTCCTAGCGGAAAATACCAAAAGTATCCTGACATTCCAGGAAATGGCTCAATGTAAAAGTCATCGTATGGGACACCGTTTTCATATTCAACTTTGTATTCATAAGTTGGCAGGAAAAAATCCTCTTTTAGCTTTGGAAGATATACTCTGTGAAATCCAGTACAATCCACAATCATATCGTATTCTTTTTCCAACTCTTCTAAGGATGGTGATTTGCCATAGATAACATTGCAATCCTTGATAAAATCCTGGATAAGACCAAGCTTGTTGTATGTGCAAAGTCCGTGTAAACCAATATCAAACTTTACGTCATTGTTCATCTTTACATGCATGTTTTTGCCATCATGAATTAGGAAATCATCAAAATTTCGTCCAACCTTTTTACAAAAATCTTCTAAAACTGGTTTTATCGTTCCCCATGCACAGATTGAATCATGTCTTTCTTGAGGCATTCGCTCATAGCCAACGGCCTCATGTTCTGTGTTTTTGAGTCTGGCCAAAAGATACGAGCCAGCAACACCCATTCCCATAACTGCTATCTTCAATGATGAAATTTCTTATTCGGCCTAATAAATAGACTATTTCAGAAATCACCTAGTGGCATAGTGATAAATGCAAAGAGAACGTACTTGTTCCATGAGAATCCTCCTTGTATCTTTGATGGTACTATCTGCAGTATCTGTCGGAACAATTTATGCTGAGACATTAGATACAGAGATTCGTTTGTTCCAGTGGAGAAGCATTCAGGTAAATGCCGGATACGACATTGCATTTTCTGGAAACCTCAAAGATTCTTCTGGTAATCCAATACCGCATGCTGAAATCTTGATACGAGTTGATGGAGTCTGTCCTGATGATGGACTCATTGCAAGTGGAATTACCGATGCAAAGGGTCGGTACTTTATCATGACAGAAGCAATGCATTGGGATCCTGACGGTCTAGTACGTGCAAATGCGGTCTTTTTTGGTGATACAAAGTACTCACCATCTGAATCAAGGGATCAGCTAATCGTTGTCTTTCCATCAGCACATGGAAAATCATGTTACTAGTAGAATTTCTCAGTAAGCCATTATAAGCAAACAACACTCGTAGATTCATTGAGCAATATTTGTTCTAAAACGTCCTATCCGTAAAACATCAAGGGATGATGAAGAATGATCTCATTCAGAGTCTTTTGATTAAATTAATAATTGTGTAAAAGAAGCAGACTTTTTCTCTTTGTTTGGGCATGATTTTCCTTCGCCGTCCCCGTATCCGTCGCCACCATCAGGGGTGACAGAACCGGATTCGGCGTATGCATGCATTGGTGCAAGAGCAAACATTGCAGCAACGGCTACAATCACAAAAATCGCTAGTCTTGCATCCATGATACTATAACGTCAAAATAAGATTTAAGGTTTCTTTGGAATTTATTGGACATACGGCACTAGATTTCAAACCGGACAATTTTTTCTAGGTTCCGCTAACAATCATCGGTTCGTGGATTACTAACAAATTGAAATCTAGTATCGTGATTTTTTTACTGTAGCTACTTTTTTCTGGGAGAATACTGCCTTCTTTTTCTTTGCAGATGGCTCTATCTTGTCTTCTTTTACTGCCTTGCCACTTCTTCTTGCTGCCTTTTTTACCTTAATTCTCATCTTTTGGTTTTTTTGATTCTTTTTTATCTCCTCAGAGGATGCGTTTCTTGATACCATGGCTATACTATGTCATCACAACTAAAAAGCCTGACGTATAGAGCCTACAAATTTCATTGTATGCAAGTGATCTTAAAATAAATATGATAATTCATACCGTGAAATGTGCAATCAAAGTTTGTATTTTCTTTAATGCTTTTTGGAATCTTTATGATGGCAAGCCCATTTCCTATGGTTTCTGGATATGGTGGTGATGTTGACCCTTATGATAATTCATTATCTTGCAGAGATGGCTTTACGGTAGTAATTCGTGCAAACAATCCTGATCCAATATGCTTACAGATTCCAACAGCGGAGAAATGGGTAAAAAATGGTCTTGCATCATATCCTGATTCAGTACTGCCTGAATCTTCACCTGAAGTATCAGAACCAGAACCTGTTCCAGAAGAGATTACACAGGAAACTGCTCCATTGGAAGTTGAAAAAGAAGAAGCACTTGAACTACTCTTTGTTCAGACTGCAAAGTCTGCTGAGCTAAAACCAATCTTTGGGGCACCATACACTCACAAGTTTTTCTTGTATGATGTGTCCCCTACAGTCATATACTTTTCAGATAGACCATATAGAATTTCTGGACTTTACAATCTAACTGACTTTATGCAGATTTGGTATTTGAGCCAAGACAGCTTTTCAATTGATCCACCTAATGTAGCAATAGAGACGTATGCAGGAGGTATTCCAACTACAATCATTGCAGAACTTTCTTCACCAATGTATAATCCTGACACTAAAACGATGGTGTACAATGCAAAGATATCATCTGATGGAAAAATTCCTGCTAAACTTGACTCTGTAGCATTATTCATTGATAACTGGTTTACAAAGACATGGCATCACATCAAGCATTCTGTCAGTCACGATTACCACAAGATTAAGCATGAAGTTGACAAGGTTACAAAAAAAGTCGTCCATGTTGCAAAGAAAGTTGAAAAAACATCTGAAAAAGTTGGCAAACAAGTCTATGAGCATGCAAAAGATCATCCACTAGAAACTGCAGAGAACCTTGCAGAAGATTATGCAAAATATCGTAAGGACCTAACAGAGGAAGCAGCACAGGATGCAAAGAATCTTGGCGAGCACTCTGCTGAGGACCTTGGTGAATTGACAAAGGACTCGATAGAAACTGCTGGTGAGGCAGGCCTTGATGAGATTGAAGGAAAGGGTGGTGCTGCTCAAAAAGAATGGGAGAAAGGCGGCAAGGAGCTAAACAAGGAAGCAGAAGATGACGCTGAAGACATTGGCAAAGAAGGATTAGATGATACTGAAAAGATTGGCAAACATGCGTTATCTGATGCATGTGACACTGCCTCTGATGCAGGCACCAGTTGCGGTGATGTAGAGTCTGACTATGAGGGAAAACATGAATCCTCATCAAAAGATACTAGTTCTACATCAAAATCTGAATCCAGTACTGCACTACCATCAACAAATGTACGTGAGGACTCTACCTCTGATAGTTTTGATCCTAAATTTACTCAACAACACAAGCAGTGGAGTGGAAACATTGATACTGGAATTGAAAAGGCAGCTAATCTAGCTTATCATACATTTCAAAAGCAAGAACAAAAGGGAATCAGTACAACTAGTTCTCTCAAATCACAACTAGATACCATGCAGACCCAACTAGAAGATCTTCTAACCCAAAAACAACAGTATCAAACAACTCTATCCCGAGACGCCCAAGATGTTACTGCAAAAAAAGATCTAGCTAGCATTGATGAAAAAATATCTGCACTAGAAGAATCAATCAAGGATTTGTCCTCTAAAAAAGACAAAGCAGAATCTGACTTGAAGAGTCTTCGAAAAGGATTGGAAAAAGTGGCAGAATTTAGCCTTGAGCACAGTCATGGCGGAGACGCTCAGTAATAAAAAAAAATTCGAACTGATAAAATAGAAGATGCTTTGATCAGGTAGATAATGTCTGATAGAGGTAGCTATCGAAAACCATTTCGACATAGATTTGGCCAAAAAAAATTCAAGCAGCCAGCACCTACAATGGAGGATAAGATCAAGAGCTTTGTAATTAGAAACTCTCGTAATGGATTCTTTACCAAAGTAAATACACTGTCATTCAAGTTTGAGATAACAAAGGATGAGGCATGGAGCCTAGCTGGAGGGTTATTAGCTGATAATGTTTTAGAGTGCACTCATGATGAACGTGGTGATGCAAAGCTTTGTGAG
This is a stretch of genomic DNA from Thermoproteota archaeon. It encodes these proteins:
- a CDS encoding tetratricopeptide repeat protein; this translates as MGTKIILFLAIASCFIVPAFADSGILLGTDKEEYSVGDTLTITGEVEEKKMPSLALRVYDPDGAILSANNVEILDDNSFSKTISLVAPFYEKSGEYQIKIDYGKIKTSETFLISGESIQETTVTIIPEITEFSAEKNEYTDGEFVTIRGKVSSQEEPTVLIGIYDPFGIPGGFYFGVLDANNEFEISFLIVDNVNFKIEGTYSAVAHYADSEQTAYFDYVMYQEEPIQTPIVTEEELDALEESFDALEDEINDELKELEETLRELENELKEIEPTTVATKQNNIVSDVKPKKETANTKVVLEEEPQKNLSVEDIELGIMLNEMALRCDKSTLIDVVSYYDGMGPALFRLCKYSEAISFFDQDLSKNPKNLAAITNIGAALNKLGLFPQAIQQFDSALEINPNYIPALNNKANSLSQMGNHNEALSLYLQVLEIDPKFSTSKINMDTTQKNIPVKNLIFQENEQKPTPIISNQESPKVIKTIPQENESDNFFEKIGQVFASIGSIFGF
- a CDS encoding 50S ribosomal protein L7ae, which translates into the protein MGKLLEKALKDAIKEDQCTFGSKQVVNTIKNSKLVVVSQSLEKNISEKISEDAKKSKVPTIQFQGSSVALGRLCGLQFRVSTVSFTSLSDANITSIIKEAETE
- a CDS encoding NusA-like transcription termination signal-binding factor, coding for MTQSIKLTTDQMRLMSLFQNVTGATARDCVEDEKQNRVIFVVNNGKMGLAIGKGGSHIKSLQNIVKRNVELVEYDDDPANFLKNMLNSKLVSEVKINKRSDGSTQAIVMVDPRKKGIVVGREGRNAEKARLLAKRYFDISSVLINSPERATLEL
- a CDS encoding 30S ribosomal protein S12; protein product: MAKSPLGLFAGRVLKAKRKRQRWAISTYKRRKLGLDKKANPLGGAPQARGIVLEKVGVEAKQPNSAVRKCVRVQLIKNGKSVTAFLPRDGAMNFIDEHDEVHVEGMGATQGGAMGDIPGVRYKVFKVNGTSLHELVIGKKEKPRR
- a CDS encoding 30S ribosomal protein S7, with product MPETQNLMLFRKWDLDGIEIKDPGLKTAISLRKMITPYTYGRSALKRFNKADVNIVERLANKLMHFGKKYAKNTGRMTGKKARILNTIKASLEIIHLKTGKNPIEVLVRAVEHSAPNEDTTRIVYGGTVYHVSVDVAPLRRVDLALRFIADGVKEATFSNPKAIEEYLAEHLILASENDPNAPSVKKKNELERIAQASR
- a CDS encoding YkgJ family cysteine cluster protein, which produces MSLKEIEESLTLLEKNWDVDETIHNFILGKIPKVTEKAVKVKDVVFHIPYLVEQEKFVLWKCFWPDCHNCCDRQGRLPLTSDDLITIGAGLKYQKVSDFIKNETVTATWEEPSPGGTTVMTNINLKRKKDETEADDGTHISCRFLDEKGGCSMHPDRPGVCYLYPFSTWLENEQGKARVHATFQFTGDCPGFYLADSIDEMKEILKEYSETIYDYNMKSNRTVRENFGSVSFV
- a CDS encoding rhodanese-like domain-containing protein produces the protein MAEKITADSLKQNKNSYVIIDVREADELAGGKIDGSIHMPLGLAIRNAKKKQIEDMRGKKICTYCGTGYRGNIAADELVKEGFDAVTLEGGYPSWGQS
- a CDS encoding NAD(P)/FAD-dependent oxidoreductase — its product is MKIAVMGMGVAGSYLLARLKNTEHEAVGYERMPQERHDSICAWGTIKPVLEDFCKKVGRNFDDFLIHDGKNMHVKMNNDVKFDIGLHGLCTYNKLGLIQDFIKDCNVIYGKSPSLEELEKEYDMIVDCTGFHRVYLPKLKEDFFLPTYEYKVEYENGVPYDDFYIEPFPGMSGYFWYFPLGKNLAHIGAGDYRKNHIKATDDFLKKHGGKVLQTKGRPIRLATPDRCKPYYSGKVVGVGESIGTVYALLGEGIIPSMQCVELFLDNMNDFKAYEKAVEEHYKVYAKVFKFVRAKIHKDFSILKSLPDFLAIFRYMKKNEKRFGMDIKMADLMKVAKA
- a CDS encoding carboxypeptidase regulatory-like domain-containing protein; translation: MVLSAVSVGTIYAETLDTEIRLFQWRSIQVNAGYDIAFSGNLKDSSGNPIPHAEILIRVDGVCPDDGLIASGITDAKGRYFIMTEAMHWDPDGLVRANAVFFGDTKYSPSESRDQLIVVFPSAHGKSCY